The DNA segment GCGTCGGCGCGTCATGATCGATGACGGTGCCGTCGGGCCGGACCGAGACGGTCTTCACCCGCCGCGGCTCCGCGCCATAGGGATTATTGGGGCCGCCGGCCGGGGCGGCCTCGTGCGGCGCATCGACCGGTCCGTCGCCGAGCTTGACGACGCGCATTGCCGCCGCCGGATCGACCGGCTGCTCCTGCCTGGAGACGACCTTCTTGACCGGAGCGGTCTGATTGCGGTCGAGCACGGCCGCGCCGCGTTGGGGCGCAGCGGCTTCGGCCACGGTGGAGGGCTGCACCTTGGCCGGTCCTTCCGGCGCCTTGATGGTGGCCAGCTCCTGCGGGGCCACGACGCCGCCGCGATGGCCCAAGGCCAGGCCGATGCTCACCGCGCCGACGCCGGCGAGCGCGACCACCGCATGCCAGGGACGCAGCCGATCGCGCAAAGCGCCGAAAAAGCCCCTGCGCTCGCGCGGCTCGTCATAGGGCTCGTCCTCGACGCCATAATCGAGATAATCCTGCTGATCCTGATGCGCCCACTGACCCTCGTCGGGCGAGCGCACGGCGTAATAGTCGTCGGACTGCGACTGCTGCTGCGCCGCCGGAGAAAGCGGCGGCGGCGACATGGGCGAAGGCGACCTCTGCGACGGCGAAACCGGCGGCAAGGCGCCGCGCAGCTCGGCCGTATCGAAAACGTCTCTGTCTCTCTGGCTCACGGACGGCTCCCGGCGCTGCTGGTCGGCGAAGACTCGCCCGTAAGGGTCGGCCGCGGCGGCCGCTTCATCGCCATGCAGCAGACGCGCCAGCTCGGCGAGCGGATCGGTCTTCGCCTCGCCCCTGCCCGGCTGATTCTCCTGCGGCTCGCCGCCACGCAGGCGCCGCTCGAACTCGCTGATGTCGATGGAAGGCCCTCGGGCCGTCGCCTCGCGCATGATGCACCTTCCTGCTCACTACCCGACGGACGCGACGTCGCCATTCCCGGATGCGAGCGCGCGCCGCGCTCTTGCAAAGCGCCGGCCGCGATCACCGCATCTCGTCGGGGGCGCTCACGCCTAGGAGTCTCGAACCCGACGCCAGGACGCAAGTCAAAGAAACGACCAACGCCATCCGCGCATAGGTCGAATTTCTATCATCTGCATTAACAAAGCGTAATTGTGGCCGATCTTTGCCTTTGTTCCAATGCGAATGAAAGACGCTGGCGAGATCGTAGAGATAGAAGGCGATTCTGTGCGGCTCATGCGCCGCGGCGGCCGATTCGATCAACCTCGGATATTGCGCAATGGCTTTGGCGAGCGCGATCTCGCCTTCGTCCTGCAGCAGATCGAGCGGCGCGGCGGCGAGCGCGTTGGGCGTCAGATCGAGATCGGGAAAAGCGCCGAGCGCCTGACGCACGGCGGATTTGGCGCGCGCATGGGCGTATTGCACATAGAAGACCGCATTGTCTTTCGACTGCTCTATGACCTTGGCGAGATCGAATTCGAGCGGCGCATCATTCTTGCGATAGAGCATCATGAAACGCACAGCGTCGACGCCCACTTCGTCCACCACCTCGCGCAGAGTGACGAAATCGCCGGAGCGCTTCGACATTTTTACCGGCTCGCCATTGCGCATCAGCTTGACGAGCTGGCAGAGCTTCACATCGAGCGTGACCTTATTGTCCGAAAGCGCGGCGACCGCCGCGGTCATGCGCTTCACATAGCCGCCATGATCCGCGCCCCACACATCGACGAGCGTGGTGAAACCGCGGTCGATCTTGGATTTGTGATAGGCGATATCGGCCGCGAAATAGGTGTTGGAGCCGTCGGATTTCTTCAGCGGACGATCGACGTCGTCGCCGAAATCGGTGGAGCGGAACAAGGTCTGCTCGCGATCCTCCCAATCATCCGGCAATTGGCCCTTGGGCGGCGGCAGGCGGCCGTCATAGACGAGGCCGCGCGCGCGCAGCTCGTTTATCTCCTTGTCGATCTCCGACAGACCATTGATCTTCTCATGCAGCGAGCGCTCGGAGAAGAAGACCTCATGGCGAATGTCGAGCGCGGCGAGATCGTCGCGGATCATCGCCATCATGGCGTCGATGGCCGCGCCCTTGACCGGCTCCAGCCATTCGCTCTCGCTCTTGTCCAAAAGCGCGCGGCCATATTGCTTCGCCAGCGCTTCGCCGGCGCTTTTGAGATAGTCGCCCGGATAGAGCCCCTCTGGAATGGCGATCGTCTCGCCGAGCGCCTCGCGATAGCGCAGAAAGGCCGAGCGGGCGAGAACGTCGACCTGAGCGCCGGCGTCATTGATGTAATATTCGCGCGTGACCTCCGCGCCGGCGAAGGCCAGAAGATTGGCCAGCGCATCGCCGAAACACGGCGCCGCGGCCATGGCCGACATGCATCGGCCCGGTCGGATTGGCCGAGACATATTCGACATTGATCTTGCCCGCGAGCGCTCCCCTGCCCTGCGGCCTTCCGTAGGCTTCGCAATCGGTCAGCACGGCGCGCAGAACATCGGCGTAGAGGCTCGGCTTCAGGCGGATGTTGATGAAGCCCGGTCCGGCGACCTCGGCCTCGGCCACATTGGGCAGATCGGCGAGCGCAGCGGCGATCTCCACCGCGAGCTGCGCGCGGATTGGCGAAATTGGCCTGGCCTCCTTGGCGAAGACCATGGCGGCGTTGGTGGCGAGATCGCCATGGGCGGCGTCCTTGGGCGGCTCCACGACGAAACGCGAATAATCCAGCGTCTCCGGCAGGCGGCCGGAGGCCTTGATCGAATCGAGAATGGCGGCGATGGCGACGTGGAAGTCGGAGAAGATGTTCATCGAATGTCCGGGCCGGGGGCGATTGCGGCCGGGGGTTTAGCAGAATGGGGAGCGGAACGCATCCTTCCCGACAGCCGCGGCCGATCGGGTTGCAAGCCTGAAGGCTCGCGGTCCGACCGCTGCCCTTGGACCGCGAGCCTTCAGGCTCGCCCTTTCACTCGTCTATGCTCCAGCTCGCGACCTCCCGCCCGTCGCCGTCCAATATGCGGAAGCCATGCGGTAGCGGCTTATGCTTGCGCTGGACGATCACATTCGAGAACAGTGATTTGGCGTGAGTGACGGCCTTGCGCACGTCGCTGATGTCGGTGTTCATCCGATCGATGACCTGCGCGGTCATTCCCTCTGGAGCGACGCCGACGAATTCGATGACGAGCATGGGAGCCTCCCGGGTCAGAACCAGCAGGTCGGGCGCGCAAGGGGCTCCGTCAAGGCGCGCTGTGGTCCGCCCTCAGCCCAGCGACATCTTTTCCCCGAACAGCTTGCGATATTCGAGCGCATAGCGGTCGGTCATTCCGGCGATGTAATCGGCCACATGGCGGGCGCGGGAGG comes from the Methylosinus sp. PW1 genome and includes:
- a CDS encoding SPOR domain-containing protein, whose protein sequence is MREATARGPSIDISEFERRLRGGEPQENQPGRGEAKTDPLAELARLLHGDEAAAAADPYGRVFADQQRREPSVSQRDRDVFDTAELRGALPPVSPSQRSPSPMSPPPLSPAAQQQSQSDDYYAVRSPDEGQWAHQDQQDYLDYGVEDEPYDEPRERRGFFGALRDRLRPWHAVVALAGVGAVSIGLALGHRGGVVAPQELATIKAPEGPAKVQPSTVAEAAAPQRGAAVLDRNQTAPVKKVVSRQEQPVDPAAAMRVVKLGDGPVDAPHEAAPAGGPNNPYGAEPRRVKTVSVRPDGTVIDHDAPTPAIARPVNVAPPARPPSLAARPSAVDAAAEPPTATPKGPAKPATTPKVAQPPRPKPAAPAAAAPEQTAALESAQPEAATGGDGGFAVQFGAAGSEDEARRLMQTVNSKYSAQLGGKRLGFRLAKVGEKSVYRVRAAGMSREAAVGVCEKVKASGGSCFVAAN